A single window of Achromobacter xylosoxidans DNA harbors:
- a CDS encoding PilL N-terminal domain-containing protein, whose protein sequence is MPAIHPYRRLAGAGLLAAVLASGCTTIQPPLPPEPIGEVEPAVEPEGPEYVPVVRYGRYTLVELAPMAQQRDLLLQTIDVSMPENVRATVGDGLRHVLKRSGYQLCETAHAVIELYALPLPAAHLHLGPMTLRDALLTLAGPAWELHADDRARQICFERPGNGTDADHAPMLPATDAVEVETFPIAGGQP, encoded by the coding sequence ATGCCCGCAATCCATCCATACAGGCGACTGGCCGGAGCCGGCCTGCTGGCCGCAGTCCTGGCCAGCGGCTGCACGACTATCCAGCCGCCGCTGCCACCCGAACCCATCGGGGAAGTTGAGCCAGCCGTCGAACCCGAAGGCCCCGAGTACGTTCCAGTGGTGCGCTATGGCCGCTACACCCTCGTGGAGCTGGCACCAATGGCGCAGCAGCGCGACCTGCTGCTGCAAACCATCGACGTGTCCATGCCCGAGAACGTCCGCGCCACCGTGGGCGACGGACTACGGCACGTGCTCAAGCGCAGTGGCTACCAGCTATGCGAAACCGCGCATGCGGTGATCGAGCTGTACGCGCTGCCGTTGCCGGCAGCGCACCTGCATCTCGGCCCCATGACCTTGCGCGATGCGTTGCTGACCCTGGCCGGCCCGGCCTGGGAACTGCACGCGGATGACCGCGCGCGACAGATTTGCTTCGAGCGGCCCGGAAACGGCACAGACGCTGATCACGCTCCCATGCTGCCCGCCACCGATGCGGTAGAGGTAGAGACGTTCCCGATCGCCGGGGGCCAGCCATGA
- a CDS encoding TIGR03759 family integrating conjugative element protein, translating into MKRHLIPTLLLAALHLPVSAQQVPQQASIVQPGRTSQSQITQSQDAQLAKAWGLRDDEFARYRELMEGPIGTYSPNLDPLSALGIEAQSDEERRRYAELQVQVEARRVEKLLAYQRAYDEAWQRLNPGMLRVNLPDDALNTAAARGSGRMAVFVKDGCAACSQVVQRLQTSGTQFDLYMVGSRQDDARIRDWAKRAQIDPARVRSGSITLNHDAGRWLSLGLPGDLPAVVREVNGQWQRQP; encoded by the coding sequence ATGAAACGCCATCTCATCCCGACCCTGCTGCTGGCGGCGCTGCATCTACCCGTGTCGGCCCAACAAGTGCCCCAGCAAGCCTCGATCGTTCAGCCCGGCCGCACCAGCCAAAGCCAGATCACGCAGAGCCAGGACGCCCAACTGGCGAAGGCCTGGGGCCTGCGCGATGACGAATTCGCCCGCTACCGCGAACTGATGGAAGGGCCCATCGGCACTTATTCGCCCAATCTGGACCCGCTTTCCGCCCTAGGCATCGAGGCCCAGTCGGACGAAGAGCGGCGACGCTATGCCGAGTTGCAGGTACAGGTCGAGGCGCGCCGTGTGGAAAAACTGCTCGCCTACCAGCGCGCCTATGACGAGGCTTGGCAGCGTCTGAACCCCGGCATGCTGCGCGTGAATCTGCCTGATGATGCGCTGAACACGGCCGCCGCGCGTGGCAGCGGCCGCATGGCGGTGTTCGTGAAGGACGGCTGCGCCGCGTGCAGTCAGGTCGTGCAGCGCTTGCAAACGTCAGGTACGCAGTTCGATCTCTACATGGTCGGCAGCCGCCAGGACGACGCACGTATCCGCGACTGGGCCAAGCGCGCGCAGATCGACCCTGCCCGCGTGCGCAGCGGCAGCATCACGTTGAACCATGACGCCGGACGCTGGCTGTCGCTGGGCCTGCCGGGCGATCTACCGGCTGTCGTGCGAGAGGTGAACGGCCAATGGCAGCGCCAGCCTTGA
- a CDS encoding transglycosylase SLT domain-containing protein: MAAPALTPSSVSRALWSLLLAASLQAGTVHAQEIPPPAYQLAAQRAGIPSAVLYAVALQESGIRRNGRLVPWPWSLNVAGQSRRFATRSDACSGLQQAMRATPHTRIDVGLGQINLGYHAQRFSHPCELLDPYRNLAIAAEILKEQHTPGEDWLLAIGRYHRPAGGEPAARYRRSVSRHLARVQGTRTTGAAHSPRQENSP, translated from the coding sequence ATGGCAGCGCCAGCCTTGACACCCTCATCGGTCTCGCGGGCGCTCTGGTCCCTCCTGCTTGCCGCAAGCCTGCAGGCCGGCACGGTCCATGCCCAGGAGATTCCGCCCCCGGCCTACCAGCTTGCCGCCCAGCGCGCGGGCATTCCCTCGGCCGTGCTCTACGCCGTGGCCCTGCAAGAGAGCGGGATTCGGCGCAACGGGCGTCTGGTGCCTTGGCCCTGGTCGCTCAACGTCGCGGGCCAGTCGCGCCGTTTTGCCACCCGTTCTGATGCCTGCTCGGGCCTCCAGCAGGCGATGCGCGCCACGCCGCACACGCGCATCGACGTGGGCCTGGGGCAGATCAACCTGGGCTACCACGCGCAGCGCTTCAGCCATCCGTGCGAACTGCTCGATCCCTATCGCAACCTCGCCATCGCGGCGGAGATCCTCAAGGAGCAGCACACCCCCGGCGAGGACTGGCTGCTGGCGATCGGTCGCTACCACCGTCCCGCAGGCGGTGAACCCGCTGCGCGCTATCGGCGCAGCGTGTCCCGCCACCTCGCTCGCGTGCAGGGCACGCGCACAACCGGCGCGGCACATTCCCCGCGCCAGGAGAACTCTCCATGA
- a CDS encoding integrating conjugative element protein, whose protein sequence is MTKTHLPFWGLLVSLAGLPLAVHAGEPLIVVEDHGGSSALPYYEALNLQPRGNGAAPPPIPTPQVPATPADEAAMLPVRSAKLTPGTVARRVIEAPGLRAFVVVGDDEVSRAWLQRRADSLRERSAVGLVVNVETVQALARLRALVPGVPLAPVAGDDLAERLGLRHYPVLITATGIEQ, encoded by the coding sequence ATGACGAAAACCCATTTGCCCTTTTGGGGCCTGCTCGTATCGCTCGCAGGCCTGCCGCTGGCCGTGCACGCCGGCGAACCGCTGATCGTGGTGGAAGACCATGGCGGCAGCTCGGCGCTGCCTTATTACGAGGCGCTCAACCTGCAACCGCGCGGCAATGGTGCGGCACCGCCGCCCATCCCGACACCGCAGGTTCCCGCCACGCCTGCGGACGAGGCCGCCATGCTGCCAGTGCGCAGCGCCAAGCTCACGCCAGGCACTGTGGCACGGCGGGTGATCGAGGCACCGGGCCTGCGGGCCTTTGTTGTCGTGGGGGACGACGAGGTTTCCCGCGCCTGGTTGCAGCGCCGTGCTGACTCGCTGCGCGAGCGCAGCGCGGTAGGCCTGGTCGTCAATGTCGAGACCGTACAAGCCCTGGCGCGGCTGCGCGCCCTGGTGCCTGGCGTGCCACTGGCACCCGTGGCCGGCGACGACCTGGCCGAACGCCTGGGCCTGCGGCACTACCCGGTGCTGATCACGGCCACCGGCATCGAGCAATGA
- the traD gene encoding type IV conjugative transfer system coupling protein TraD has translation MSGKQPVEVLLRPAVELYTVAACAGAAFLSLVAPWSLALSPAMGVGSAMAFGAYGVLRYRDARDILRYRRNIRRLPRYVMTSKDVPVSQQRLFIGRGFLWEQKHTHRLMQTYRPEFRRYAEPTPGYRLVRRLEERFEFAPFPLSRLSKLTAWDVPFNPVRPLPPVGGLPRLHGIEPDEVDVSLPLGERVGHSLVLGTTRVGKTRLAELFVTQDIRRKNAAGEHEVVIVIDPKGDADLLKRMYVEAKRAGREGEFYIFHLGWPEISARYNAVGRFGRISEVATRIAGQLSGEGNSAAFREFAWRFVNIIARALVELGQRPDYMLIQRHVINIDALFLEYAQHYFAKTEPKAWEVIVQIEAKLNEKNIPRNMIGREKRVVALEQYLSQARNYDPVLDGLRSAVRYDKTYFDKIVASLLPLLEKLTSGKIAQLLAPNYSDLADPRPIFDWMQIIRKRAVVYVGLDALSDAEVAAAVGNSMFSDLVSVAGHIYKHGIDDGLPGASAGTRVPINVHADEFNELMGDEFIPLINKGGGAGLQVTAYTQTLSDIEARIGNRAKAGQVIGNFNNLFMLRVRETATAELLTRQLPKVEVYTTTIVSGATDSSDIRGATDFTSNTQDRISMSSVPMIEPSHVVALPKGQCFALLQGGQLWKIRMPLPAPDPDELMPQDLQQLASYMRQSYTDATQWWEFTGSPALQDAALPEDLLDDAITQTSGVNAADGAADSEAAP, from the coding sequence ATGTCGGGGAAACAGCCGGTCGAGGTGCTGCTACGCCCAGCGGTGGAGCTATACACCGTCGCGGCGTGTGCAGGCGCCGCGTTTCTGTCCCTGGTGGCCCCATGGTCGCTCGCGCTGAGTCCGGCCATGGGCGTGGGCAGCGCCATGGCGTTCGGCGCCTACGGTGTACTCCGCTACCGTGATGCCCGCGACATCCTGCGCTACCGGCGCAACATCCGCCGTCTGCCGCGCTACGTGATGACCAGCAAGGACGTGCCGGTCAGCCAGCAGCGGCTTTTCATTGGGCGTGGCTTCCTGTGGGAGCAGAAACATACCCATAGGCTCATGCAGACGTATCGGCCGGAATTCCGCCGCTATGCGGAGCCGACGCCGGGCTACCGTCTGGTACGCAGGCTGGAAGAGCGCTTTGAGTTCGCGCCGTTTCCGCTCTCCCGGCTGTCGAAACTCACCGCCTGGGATGTGCCTTTCAACCCCGTGCGGCCGCTGCCGCCCGTGGGCGGCCTGCCGCGCCTGCACGGCATCGAACCCGACGAGGTGGACGTCAGCCTGCCGCTCGGCGAGCGTGTCGGCCATTCGCTGGTGCTGGGCACGACGCGCGTGGGCAAGACGCGGCTTGCCGAGCTGTTCGTGACCCAGGACATCAGGCGCAAGAACGCTGCCGGCGAACATGAGGTCGTGATCGTCATTGACCCGAAGGGCGACGCGGATCTCTTGAAGAGGATGTACGTGGAAGCCAAGCGCGCAGGCCGCGAAGGCGAGTTCTACATTTTTCATCTGGGCTGGCCGGAAATCAGCGCCCGCTACAACGCCGTGGGTCGCTTTGGCCGCATCTCGGAAGTCGCCACACGCATCGCAGGGCAGCTCTCCGGCGAGGGTAACTCGGCCGCCTTCAGGGAGTTTGCCTGGCGCTTCGTCAATATCATCGCCCGCGCCCTGGTGGAACTGGGGCAGCGCCCGGATTACATGCTGATCCAGCGGCATGTGATCAACATCGACGCGCTGTTTCTGGAATACGCCCAGCACTACTTCGCCAAGACGGAACCCAAGGCCTGGGAAGTGATCGTGCAGATCGAGGCCAAGCTCAACGAGAAGAACATCCCGCGCAACATGATCGGGCGCGAGAAGCGCGTGGTCGCGCTGGAGCAGTACCTCTCCCAGGCACGCAACTACGACCCCGTGCTCGATGGTCTGCGCTCGGCCGTGCGCTACGACAAAACCTACTTCGACAAGATCGTCGCATCGCTCCTGCCCCTGCTGGAGAAGCTGACCAGCGGCAAGATCGCCCAGCTCCTGGCGCCAAACTACTCCGACTTGGCGGACCCCAGACCGATCTTCGACTGGATGCAGATCATAAGGAAGAGAGCGGTGGTCTATGTGGGTCTGGATGCGCTGTCCGACGCCGAGGTCGCCGCCGCCGTCGGCAACTCCATGTTCTCTGACCTGGTATCGGTCGCCGGGCACATCTACAAACACGGCATCGACGATGGTCTGCCTGGCGCATCGGCCGGTACGCGGGTGCCGATCAACGTCCACGCGGATGAATTCAATGAACTCATGGGGGATGAGTTCATCCCCCTCATCAACAAGGGTGGCGGTGCGGGTCTGCAAGTCACGGCCTATACGCAGACGCTCTCGGACATCGAGGCGCGCATCGGCAACAGGGCCAAAGCCGGTCAGGTGATCGGTAACTTCAACAACCTGTTCATGCTGCGGGTCAGGGAGACAGCGACCGCCGAGTTGCTCACCCGACAACTCCCAAAGGTCGAGGTCTACACCACCACCATCGTCTCGGGCGCGACGGACAGCTCGGACATCCGCGGCGCGACGGATTTCACCTCGAATACACAGGACCGCATCAGCATGTCCAGCGTGCCGATGATCGAGCCATCGCACGTCGTTGCCCTGCCCAAAGGGCAGTGTTTCGCGCTGCTGCAGGGCGGTCAGCTCTGGAAGATTCGGATGCCGCTGCCCGCGCCAGACCCGGACGAATTGATGCCGCAGGACTTGCAGCAGCTGGCCAGCTACATGCGCCAGAGCTACACCGACGCGACCCAGTGGTGGGAGTTCACCGGCTCTCCTGCTTTGCAGGACGCAGCCTTGCCGGAGGATCTGCTGGATGATGCAATCACCCAGACGAGTGGCGTCAACGCCGCTGATGGCGCTGCCGACAGCGAGGCCGCTCCATGA
- a CDS encoding TIGR03747 family integrating conjugative element membrane protein, giving the protein MSDAAATARKEQNQRQGLIVGTVTLPFQLLGVLIGSLLFSIVVECVGMHLFWKDQGWRHSQQMLQYELGHLSNHFTRSVVVQEPGRTAHELVDTGYEWVFVRTGLLERMSQTAERARAPSHEQVRNFRYWISQVYVWAESYLVAAAFTTLTFLVRLLVLVLTLPLIFTAAFVGLIDGLVRRDVRRFGAGRESGFIYHRAKASLMPLAVLPWVTYLALPISVHPLVILLPSAALLGLAVSLTAGSFKKYL; this is encoded by the coding sequence ATGAGCGATGCCGCCGCCACTGCACGTAAAGAACAGAACCAGCGGCAAGGTCTGATCGTCGGCACCGTCACGCTGCCGTTCCAGCTGCTTGGGGTGCTGATCGGCTCGCTGCTGTTTTCCATCGTGGTCGAGTGCGTGGGCATGCACTTGTTCTGGAAGGACCAGGGCTGGCGGCATTCCCAGCAGATGCTGCAGTACGAGCTGGGGCACCTGTCCAACCACTTCACGCGCAGCGTGGTCGTGCAGGAACCAGGGCGCACGGCACACGAGCTGGTGGATACCGGCTACGAATGGGTGTTCGTCCGCACGGGACTATTGGAACGGATGAGCCAGACCGCCGAACGAGCACGGGCGCCCAGCCATGAGCAGGTGCGGAATTTCCGCTACTGGATCAGCCAGGTCTACGTGTGGGCCGAGAGCTATCTCGTCGCAGCGGCATTCACGACGCTCACGTTCCTTGTTCGCTTGCTGGTTCTGGTGCTCACGCTGCCGCTGATCTTCACCGCGGCGTTCGTGGGTCTGATCGACGGACTGGTGCGGCGGGATGTGCGCCGGTTTGGGGCAGGCCGGGAATCCGGCTTCATCTACCACAGAGCGAAGGCGAGCCTAATGCCGCTGGCCGTACTACCCTGGGTGACGTACTTGGCACTGCCGATCTCGGTCCATCCGTTGGTGATCCTCTTGCCCAGCGCTGCCTTGCTGGGACTGGCTGTAAGCCTGACTGCGGGCAGCTTCAAGAAATACCTATGA
- a CDS encoding DUF3800 domain-containing protein, with the protein MECFRIDESGYTGFDLLNPEQRFQGATAIAIEDDEARRLIREHFPKLQADELKYRALARRPANRPRLMALQRDLLGHHKCVTYVCDKRYLLLLMFLDYAVEPFYYERGMDFYEDGQNYSLASLLYTVGPTLLGRGALDRLLASFQRAVKEKSPAALADLVEAARASRWQELPEALGPLAQFAAPECLRAIATPGVNTDAALVVLQSLVSRMEAMADGPYRVEHDQSKNLLTYHDLLQRYIRHEDVVTFRQSEIASITLPLKLQSVTQVDSRNSPAVQMTDVMIGAVIEAANTLTGQRAGALDAREVMALYADHQLIHMLPSIDFEEQKRFRQGTQASQVIDYFAENFHKP; encoded by the coding sequence ATGGAATGCTTCCGGATCGACGAGAGCGGCTACACCGGCTTCGACCTCCTGAATCCCGAGCAGCGGTTCCAGGGCGCGACGGCCATCGCCATCGAAGACGATGAGGCAAGGCGCCTGATCCGGGAGCACTTTCCCAAGCTGCAGGCGGACGAACTGAAGTACCGGGCCTTGGCGCGACGGCCGGCCAACCGCCCCCGCCTGATGGCGCTGCAACGTGACTTGCTGGGCCACCACAAGTGCGTGACCTACGTTTGCGACAAGCGCTACCTGTTGCTGCTGATGTTCCTGGACTATGCCGTCGAGCCGTTCTACTACGAGCGCGGGATGGACTTCTACGAGGACGGGCAGAACTACTCGCTGGCATCCCTGCTGTACACGGTCGGGCCAACGCTGCTCGGGAGGGGCGCTCTCGACCGCCTGCTGGCGAGTTTCCAGCGCGCGGTGAAGGAGAAGAGCCCGGCGGCGCTCGCCGACCTGGTCGAGGCTGCGCGCGCCTCGCGCTGGCAGGAACTACCGGAAGCGCTGGGGCCCTTGGCGCAGTTCGCCGCCCCCGAGTGCCTGCGAGCGATCGCCACGCCCGGCGTCAACACGGATGCCGCCCTCGTGGTGCTGCAGTCCCTGGTCAGCCGGATGGAGGCCATGGCCGACGGTCCGTATCGTGTCGAGCACGACCAGTCGAAGAACCTGCTGACCTATCACGACTTGCTGCAGCGCTACATCCGCCACGAGGACGTGGTCACGTTCCGCCAGTCGGAGATCGCCAGCATCACCCTCCCGCTCAAGCTCCAGTCGGTAACGCAGGTCGACTCCCGGAACAGTCCCGCCGTGCAGATGACGGACGTAATGATCGGCGCGGTCATCGAGGCGGCGAACACGCTCACGGGACAACGCGCCGGGGCGCTGGACGCCCGGGAGGTCATGGCGCTGTATGCCGATCATCAACTGATCCACATGCTGCCCTCGATCGACTTCGAGGAGCAGAAGCGCTTCCGCCAGGGGACGCAGGCGTCCCAGGTAATTGACTACTTCGCAGAGAACTTCCACAAGCCATAG
- a CDS encoding bacteriophage abortive infection AbiH family protein gives MRPITLYVIGNGFDLWHGIPSGLWDFKQYVLGADRDIYREVEDYLPAGEDWCDLEQALAELDADMLVDNLGHFMGSYGAEDWSDSGHHDFQYEVGNVVERLSTGLRTRFAEWIRALPIPTPETAPRRLARLDPEALFLSFNYTDTLSRLYGIDPARVLHIHGRADAPEEELVLGHAWNPQSRRSLNERADIEEIDTRLVEANNAIDDYFSTTFKRSEGLIARHRPFFGALDTVEHVVVLGHSLSPVDAIYFRTLLHQPGVAAAQWTVACRNAQEWPEKEQRLIDVGLRPGAYRPVPWDAL, from the coding sequence ATGCGTCCCATCACGCTCTACGTCATCGGCAACGGGTTCGACCTCTGGCACGGGATTCCCTCCGGTCTCTGGGACTTCAAGCAGTACGTCCTGGGCGCCGACCGGGATATCTACCGGGAGGTCGAGGACTACCTGCCGGCCGGGGAGGACTGGTGCGACCTGGAGCAGGCCCTGGCCGAGCTGGACGCCGACATGCTGGTCGACAACTTGGGGCACTTCATGGGGTCTTATGGGGCCGAGGACTGGAGTGATTCAGGACACCACGACTTCCAGTACGAAGTCGGCAACGTCGTCGAGCGTCTGTCCACCGGCCTGCGGACGCGCTTTGCCGAATGGATCCGGGCGCTGCCCATCCCCACGCCGGAGACCGCCCCGCGGCGGCTGGCCAGGCTGGACCCCGAGGCGTTGTTTCTGAGTTTCAACTACACGGACACGCTCAGCAGGCTCTATGGGATCGATCCGGCGCGGGTCCTGCACATTCACGGCCGAGCCGATGCGCCAGAAGAGGAACTCGTCCTGGGCCACGCCTGGAATCCCCAGTCCCGCCGCTCGCTGAATGAGCGCGCGGATATCGAAGAGATCGATACGCGCCTGGTCGAGGCCAACAACGCCATTGACGACTACTTCTCGACCACCTTCAAACGCTCCGAGGGGCTGATCGCCCGGCACAGGCCATTCTTCGGGGCGCTGGATACCGTCGAGCACGTGGTCGTGCTGGGCCACTCCCTGTCTCCAGTCGACGCGATTTATTTCCGAACGCTCCTTCACCAACCTGGCGTCGCCGCAGCGCAGTGGACGGTCGCCTGCCGCAACGCGCAAGAGTGGCCCGAGAAGGAACAGCGGCTGATCGACGTGGGACTGCGGCCAGGGGCGTACCGGCCGGTGCCGTGGGACGCGCTGTAA
- the nucC gene encoding CBASS effector endonuclease NucC has translation MSQWSLSQLLSSLHEDIQQRLSVVRKTFGHPGTKGDASENVWIDMLDTYLPKRYQAAKAHVVDSLGNFSQQIDVVVFDRQYSPFIFTYENETIIPAESVYAVFEAKQTADAGLVAYAQEKVASVRRLHRTSLPIPHAGGTYPAKPLIPILGGLLTFESEWSPALGPSMDKALKAELAEGRLDIGCVAAHGHFFYDQASGAYSYTSENKPATAFLFKLISQLQFSGTVPMIDVEAYGQWLTK, from the coding sequence ATGTCCCAGTGGTCGCTTTCCCAACTCCTGTCGTCCTTGCATGAGGACATCCAGCAGCGCCTCTCCGTGGTGCGCAAGACCTTCGGTCACCCAGGCACCAAGGGTGATGCGAGCGAGAACGTCTGGATCGACATGCTCGATACCTATCTTCCCAAGCGGTACCAGGCGGCCAAGGCACATGTGGTGGACAGTTTGGGGAACTTCAGTCAGCAGATCGATGTGGTGGTGTTCGACCGGCAATATTCGCCTTTCATCTTCACCTACGAGAACGAGACGATCATCCCGGCCGAAAGCGTGTATGCGGTGTTCGAGGCTAAGCAGACAGCCGATGCCGGGCTTGTGGCGTATGCCCAAGAGAAGGTCGCCAGTGTGCGCAGGCTGCACCGCACGAGTTTGCCCATACCGCACGCTGGTGGCACCTATCCTGCGAAGCCGCTGATTCCCATTCTGGGAGGTTTGCTCACGTTCGAGAGCGAGTGGAGCCCAGCCTTGGGCCCGTCCATGGACAAAGCGCTGAAGGCGGAGCTAGCCGAGGGGCGTCTGGACATCGGATGTGTCGCCGCCCACGGGCACTTTTTCTACGACCAAGCCAGTGGCGCGTACAGTTACACCAGTGAAAACAAACCTGCGACGGCATTCCTGTTCAAGTTGATCTCGCAACTTCAGTTCAGCGGGACGGTCCCAATGATCGACGTAGAGGCCTACGGGCAATGGTTGACGAAGTGA
- a CDS encoding CBASS oligonucleotide cyclase has protein sequence MLSIDEAFRKFKSRLELNEREQKNASQRQNEVRDYLQTKFGIARSFLTGSYARYTKTKPLKDIDIFFVLKDSEKHYHGKAASVVLDDFHAALVEKYGEAAVRKQARSINVDFGVHIDAEDNTDYRVVSVDAVPAFDTGDQYEIPDTASGKWIKTDPEIHKSKATAAHQAYGNEWKGLVRMVKYWNNNPKHGDQKPVKPSFLIEVMALECLYGGWGGSFDREIQSFFATLADRIHDEWPDPAGLGPAISNDMDAARKQRAQQLLFQASQDASTAIDHTRRGRNIEALRAWRALFGPKFPLS, from the coding sequence ATGCTGTCGATCGATGAAGCTTTTCGCAAGTTCAAGTCGCGCCTGGAACTCAATGAGCGCGAACAGAAGAATGCCTCACAGCGCCAGAACGAGGTACGGGACTACCTGCAGACGAAGTTCGGCATTGCGCGCAGCTTCCTGACCGGCTCCTACGCCCGATACACGAAGACCAAGCCACTCAAGGATATCGACATCTTCTTCGTGTTGAAGGACTCGGAGAAGCACTACCACGGCAAGGCCGCATCGGTGGTGCTGGATGACTTTCACGCTGCATTGGTGGAGAAATATGGCGAGGCGGCCGTGCGCAAACAGGCGCGATCGATCAACGTGGACTTCGGTGTTCATATCGACGCCGAGGACAACACGGACTACCGGGTGGTCAGCGTGGATGCGGTGCCCGCATTTGACACCGGCGACCAGTATGAGATACCCGATACGGCGTCCGGAAAGTGGATCAAGACGGACCCAGAGATCCATAAGTCCAAGGCAACTGCAGCGCACCAAGCCTATGGCAATGAGTGGAAAGGTCTCGTGCGCATGGTGAAGTATTGGAACAACAACCCCAAGCACGGTGATCAGAAGCCAGTGAAACCATCGTTCCTGATCGAGGTTATGGCCCTGGAGTGTCTTTACGGCGGATGGGGAGGATCGTTCGATCGCGAGATCCAGTCGTTCTTTGCTACGCTTGCCGATCGTATTCATGACGAGTGGCCGGATCCCGCCGGCCTCGGCCCTGCGATTAGCAACGATATGGACGCTGCGCGTAAGCAGCGCGCGCAGCAACTGCTGTTTCAGGCGAGCCAGGACGCAAGCACCGCGATCGATCACACGCGCCGAGGTCGCAATATCGAAGCGCTTCGTGCCTGGCGTGCACTGTTCGGCCCCAAGTTCCCACTATCCTGA
- the cap7 gene encoding type III CBASS phage resistance system CD-NTase-associated protein Cap7 — translation MSTVATYSYTHSVTYVTDNILKSLKDIIVLSGLDPEHFADRWESNTRAIKTWLGTGDLRKVVLEIYNPSTDKLVTRWDIDIVYGWSDGDGSFWTDTEQLKYAIKKAGLLPSQAKYKVMLDTKPGRPDVEGWSKGSYRSTDGMVKQSLGSTVEHSGLAGQAGYWRQR, via the coding sequence ATGAGCACCGTCGCCACCTACTCGTACACGCACTCGGTTACCTATGTGACCGACAACATCCTCAAGAGCCTGAAAGACATCATCGTGCTCAGTGGTCTTGACCCCGAGCACTTTGCGGATCGTTGGGAAAGCAATACCCGAGCCATCAAGACATGGCTAGGAACCGGTGATCTGCGCAAGGTGGTCCTGGAGATTTACAACCCGTCGACTGACAAGCTCGTGACCCGTTGGGATATAGACATCGTGTATGGATGGTCCGATGGCGACGGCAGCTTCTGGACGGATACCGAGCAGTTGAAATACGCGATCAAGAAGGCCGGACTGCTGCCATCACAGGCCAAGTACAAGGTCATGCTTGATACCAAGCCCGGGCGGCCTGACGTAGAGGGGTGGAGCAAAGGAAGCTATCGCTCGACGGATGGGATGGTCAAGCAGAGCCTGGGCTCGACTGTCGAACATAGTGGCCTGGCGGGTCAGGCCGGATATTGGAGGCAACGCTGA
- the cap8 gene encoding type III CBASS phage resistance system CD-NTase-associated protein Cap8, which yields MTTVVSRTFRSSPHRDALQTWDAIVELLTQGKDGTARSELRAVAGVAASLIADQAPKSAPIVATCDGPRTRIYCLFDEDAIDGDDANEDVLGFEPLKGNWGVSLPCPKEQLGWVQTALKKHSSRIVARDLSHGIATQAQADAGQALSLDLGGFLKS from the coding sequence ATGACCACCGTTGTCAGCCGGACGTTTCGCAGCTCGCCGCACCGCGATGCGTTGCAGACGTGGGATGCCATTGTCGAGCTGCTCACTCAGGGCAAGGACGGCACGGCTCGTTCTGAACTCAGGGCCGTGGCGGGCGTGGCCGCAAGCTTGATCGCCGACCAGGCGCCCAAGAGCGCGCCCATCGTTGCGACATGCGATGGACCACGAACCAGGATCTACTGCCTGTTCGACGAAGACGCGATCGATGGTGATGATGCCAACGAAGACGTCTTGGGGTTCGAACCGCTGAAGGGAAACTGGGGAGTTTCGCTGCCGTGTCCGAAGGAGCAGCTTGGTTGGGTGCAAACCGCGCTCAAAAAGCACAGTTCTCGCATCGTTGCACGGGACTTGAGCCACGGAATTGCCACGCAGGCGCAGGCCGATGCCGGGCAGGCCTTGTCGCTGGACCTCGGAGGTTTTCTCAAGTCATGA